The Lysobacter gummosus genome includes a region encoding these proteins:
- a CDS encoding FMN-binding negative transcriptional regulator has protein sequence MYLPRAFAEADLASLDALVARDNFATVITVRDEVPTISHLPVLYRRDGDRIEIRGHWARPNPQAKHPGPATLIFHGPHAYVSPSWYTDKEEQARVPTWNYAVAHLRGQLQTFEDTEFLAAVVSDLSVKHEASVGRDWRFEPERADHLSQLRGIVGFRFIADGTVMKWKLSQNHPEANRVAVAAELAAQPRQASREIAALMQARETARD, from the coding sequence ATGTACCTGCCCAGAGCTTTCGCCGAAGCCGATCTCGCCTCGCTGGACGCGCTGGTGGCGCGCGACAACTTCGCCACGGTGATCACCGTGCGCGATGAGGTTCCGACCATCTCGCATCTGCCGGTGCTGTATCGCCGCGACGGCGACCGCATCGAGATCCGCGGCCACTGGGCGCGCCCCAACCCGCAGGCGAAGCATCCGGGTCCGGCAACCTTGATCTTCCACGGCCCGCACGCCTACGTGTCGCCGTCGTGGTACACCGACAAGGAAGAGCAGGCGCGCGTGCCGACCTGGAACTATGCCGTCGCGCATCTGCGCGGGCAGTTGCAGACCTTCGAGGACACCGAGTTCCTGGCCGCCGTGGTGTCGGACCTGAGCGTGAAGCACGAAGCCTCGGTCGGCCGCGACTGGCGTTTCGAGCCCGAGCGCGCCGATCACCTCAGCCAGCTGCGCGGCATCGTCGGGTTTCGTTTCATCGCCGATGGCACGGTGATGAAGTGGAAGCTCAGCCAGAACCATCCCGAAGCCAACCGCGTCGCGGTGGCCGCCGAACTGGCCGCGCAACCGCGGCAAGCCAGCCGCGAGATCGCTGCGTTGATGCAGGCGCGGGAGACTGCGCGGGACTGA
- a CDS encoding ABC transporter ATP-binding protein, with the protein MLTIRDLTKTYANGVRALDGISLDIPRGMFGLLGPNGAGKSSLMRTLATLQEADAGSVTLEGADGQPIDVLRDKDTVRRQLGYLPQDFGVYPKVSAEELLNHFAVLKGLSQRKQRREVVEALLHQVNLWNARKQKLGTYSGGMRQRFGIAQALLGDPRLVIVDEPTAGLDPEERNRFLNLLAEIGENVAVILSTHIVEDVTDLCPTMAIVDKGKVLLTGEPNAAIAALNQQVWRKQVAKSELASYETRFTVLSTRLVGGQPVIHVFSADAPEEGFERVAPDLEDVYFQRLREHARVAA; encoded by the coding sequence ATGCTGACCATCCGCGACCTCACCAAGACCTACGCCAACGGCGTGCGCGCGCTCGACGGTATCTCCCTGGACATTCCGCGCGGGATGTTCGGTCTGCTCGGCCCCAACGGCGCCGGCAAGTCGTCGCTGATGCGGACCCTGGCGACCTTGCAGGAAGCCGACGCGGGCAGCGTGACCTTGGAGGGCGCCGACGGCCAGCCGATCGACGTGTTGCGCGACAAAGACACCGTGCGCCGGCAACTGGGCTATCTGCCGCAGGATTTCGGCGTCTATCCCAAGGTCAGCGCCGAGGAACTGCTCAATCACTTCGCCGTGCTCAAGGGCCTGAGCCAGCGCAAGCAGCGGCGCGAAGTGGTCGAGGCGCTGCTGCATCAGGTCAACCTGTGGAACGCGCGCAAGCAGAAGCTGGGCACCTACTCCGGCGGCATGCGCCAGCGTTTCGGCATCGCCCAGGCGCTGCTCGGCGATCCGCGCCTGGTGATCGTCGATGAACCCACCGCCGGCCTGGACCCGGAAGAACGCAACCGCTTCCTCAACCTGCTGGCCGAGATCGGCGAGAACGTCGCGGTGATCCTGTCCACGCACATCGTCGAGGACGTCACCGACCTGTGCCCGACCATGGCCATCGTCGATAAGGGCAAGGTGCTGCTGACCGGCGAGCCCAACGCGGCGATCGCCGCGCTTAACCAGCAGGTGTGGCGTAAGCAGGTCGCCAAGTCGGAACTGGCCAGTTACGAAACCCGCTTCACCGTGCTGTCGACGCGTCTGGTCGGCGGCCAGCCGGTGATCCACGTTTTCAGCGCCGATGCGCCCGAGGAGGGCTTCGAACGCGTCGCGCCGGATCTGGAAGACGTGTACTTCCAGCGCCTGCGCGAACACGCGCGCGTCGCGGCCTGA
- a CDS encoding M13 family metallopeptidase, with protein sequence MLLSLAIAAAVAACGKQETSTPAAAGDATAAKPAEAVQFKLDESKLPPVNRFLMSDLDTTKDACTDFGGYVNGKWLAANAIPGDRTSWGAFEMLDERSDGVQRQLAEQAAADTKGTGVEKIVGDLWATGMDEAKINAQGIEPLKADLGKIDAIDSPEAIAAYLREVSKTGDNPLFGFGAEADFKDSANNIAYASQGGLGLPDAPYYTDAKFKDKLDAYEAHIAKVLELGGVKAEDAAKQARDVIAFETRLAKASKTREQLSRDVSLYYNPIAPAKADELTPNFSWTKYFESQGVAVPKMFSLAVPGFHEEVSKMIGETPVAAWQAYLRFHTIDGASPYLSDAFVQENFNFYNKTLRGQKELKERGKRVLNVIEGQAGEAMGQLYVKVAFTPESKQRMQALVENLRQSLKNRIENLAWMSADTKKKALEKWASFTPKIGYPDKWRDFSGLSTGRDSYYANVKAANEFNYKWNLGKVGKPVDKTEWGMSPQTVNAYYNPLQNEIVFPAAILQPPFFDPKADDATNYGGIGAVIGHEMTHGYDDQGSRFGPTGNMEVWWAPADAKAFSGLTAKLIKQFDGYDAGNGQHVNGTHTLGENIADLGGLATAYDAMKKAAGDTPDPKTDGLTRDQRFFLNWGTVWRRNFTPEEKKVRLQTDEHALADFRAIGAPSNLPAFAAAFSCKPGQPMVREGDKQVVIW encoded by the coding sequence CTGCTGTTGTCCCTCGCCATCGCCGCCGCGGTGGCCGCCTGCGGCAAGCAGGAAACCTCCACCCCGGCCGCCGCCGGCGACGCCACCGCCGCCAAGCCGGCCGAAGCCGTCCAGTTCAAGCTCGACGAAAGCAAGCTGCCGCCGGTCAACCGCTTCCTCATGAGCGACCTGGACACCACCAAGGACGCCTGCACCGACTTCGGCGGCTACGTCAACGGCAAGTGGCTCGCCGCCAACGCCATCCCGGGCGACCGCACCTCGTGGGGCGCGTTCGAAATGCTCGACGAGCGCTCCGACGGCGTGCAGCGCCAGCTGGCCGAACAGGCCGCGGCCGACACCAAGGGCACGGGCGTTGAGAAGATCGTCGGCGACCTGTGGGCCACCGGCATGGACGAGGCCAAGATCAACGCCCAGGGCATCGAGCCGCTGAAGGCCGACCTGGGCAAGATCGACGCGATCGACAGCCCGGAAGCCATCGCCGCCTACCTGCGCGAAGTGTCCAAGACCGGCGACAACCCGCTGTTCGGCTTCGGCGCCGAAGCCGACTTCAAGGATTCGGCCAACAACATCGCCTACGCCTCGCAGGGCGGCCTGGGCCTGCCGGACGCGCCGTACTACACCGACGCCAAGTTCAAGGACAAGCTGGACGCCTACGAGGCGCACATCGCCAAGGTGCTGGAACTGGGCGGCGTCAAAGCCGAAGACGCGGCCAAGCAGGCCCGCGACGTGATCGCGTTCGAAACCCGCCTGGCCAAGGCCTCCAAGACCCGCGAGCAGCTCTCGCGCGACGTCTCGCTGTACTACAACCCGATCGCGCCGGCCAAGGCCGACGAGCTGACCCCGAACTTCTCCTGGACCAAGTACTTCGAGTCGCAGGGCGTGGCCGTGCCGAAGATGTTCTCGCTGGCGGTGCCGGGCTTCCATGAGGAAGTCAGCAAGATGATCGGCGAAACGCCGGTCGCCGCGTGGCAGGCCTATCTGCGCTTCCACACCATCGACGGCGCCTCGCCGTACCTGTCCGACGCGTTCGTGCAGGAGAACTTCAACTTCTACAACAAGACCCTGCGCGGCCAGAAGGAACTCAAGGAACGCGGCAAGCGCGTGCTCAACGTGATCGAAGGCCAGGCCGGCGAAGCGATGGGCCAGCTGTACGTCAAGGTCGCCTTCACCCCCGAGTCCAAGCAGCGCATGCAGGCGCTGGTCGAGAACCTGCGCCAGTCGCTCAAGAACCGCATCGAAAATCTCGCCTGGATGAGCGCGGACACCAAGAAGAAGGCGCTGGAAAAGTGGGCCAGCTTCACTCCGAAGATCGGCTACCCGGACAAGTGGCGCGACTTCAGCGGCCTGAGCACCGGCCGCGACAGCTACTACGCCAACGTCAAGGCCGCCAACGAGTTCAACTACAAGTGGAACCTGGGCAAGGTCGGCAAGCCGGTCGACAAGACCGAATGGGGCATGTCGCCGCAGACGGTCAACGCCTACTACAACCCGCTGCAGAACGAGATCGTGTTCCCGGCCGCGATCCTGCAGCCGCCGTTCTTCGATCCCAAGGCCGACGACGCCACCAATTACGGCGGCATCGGCGCGGTGATCGGTCATGAGATGACCCACGGTTACGACGACCAGGGTTCGCGCTTCGGGCCGACCGGCAACATGGAAGTGTGGTGGGCCCCGGCCGACGCGAAGGCGTTCTCGGGCCTGACCGCCAAGCTGATCAAGCAGTTCGACGGCTACGACGCCGGCAACGGCCAGCACGTCAACGGCACCCACACCCTCGGCGAGAACATCGCCGACCTGGGCGGCCTGGCGACGGCGTACGACGCGATGAAGAAGGCCGCGGGCGACACGCCGGACCCGAAGACCGACGGCCTGACCCGCGACCAGCGCTTCTTCCTCAACTGGGGCACCGTGTGGCGCCGCAACTTCACCCCGGAAGAGAAGAAGGTGCGTCTGCAGACCGACGAGCACGCCCTGGCCGACTTCCGCGCGATCGGCGCGCCGTCGAACCTGCCGGCGTTCGCCGCGGCGTTCTCGTGCAAGCCCGGCCAGCCGATGGTGCGCGAAGGCGACAAGCAGGTGGTGATCTGGTGA
- a CDS encoding M13 family metallopeptidase produces the protein MSNLRPLACALALSLIAGLASPAADAAKKKAPAKSKAPAAANACTDFYASANADWLRANPLSGAGSVSSLETLAANARRQQLELLNTAMTAPQGNVQKLLGDFWASGLDEAAVERDGSQPIAPLLGRINAIKKAKEIPASIAALHQVGIPVLFNFGADIDLQDLERHIGYFSQGGLGLPDPAYYTRSDADTRQLLGHYNNYVQKILTLTGTPKEKLAAEAQLVIDLETRIARASKPLPDLRDPRANYAPVQVATLAKTYKGLQLGDFLKAQGVSDDSVSLANPQLFAELDKLIGTLKPDQWKVYLRWRIGDSMAPYLAKPFRDAEFDFRGKVLRGQREQPARQQAVLDAITLAAGPMVGHEYAARYLPAATDARAEQIAGQVREALGKAIDADTRFSDSAKAEAHAKLGKLKIEVGTPKRDLDYSVQPMGRGSFGSNMLIASTWRHREEMKRIGRGNADRRWDVLPQEPSLAYDIAQNRLIVTAAMLQAPVLDLSKPEAAQYGAYGSLVGAELTHGFDSRGRYVNAKQEVRDWWTPAEVSAWDALGSRVAAQYSAESYPGLSATKVNGNQVREVAIADQAGVELSWAAYRAAQPAASKDANQAFFKGWAGLWAQQLSPEIAAQRSASGIHAPGVWRTNLPLSNLSAFGETFGCKAGTAMTRKADQQIKVFP, from the coding sequence ATGTCGAACCTACGCCCGCTTGCCTGTGCCCTCGCCCTGAGCCTGATCGCCGGTCTGGCCTCGCCCGCCGCCGATGCCGCCAAGAAGAAGGCTCCCGCCAAGTCCAAGGCGCCGGCCGCCGCCAACGCCTGCACCGATTTCTACGCCAGCGCCAACGCCGACTGGCTGCGCGCCAATCCGCTGTCGGGCGCAGGCTCGGTGTCCTCGCTGGAAACCCTGGCCGCCAACGCGCGCCGCCAGCAGCTGGAACTGCTCAACACCGCCATGACCGCGCCGCAGGGCAACGTGCAGAAGCTGCTCGGCGACTTCTGGGCCAGCGGCCTGGACGAAGCGGCGGTCGAGCGCGACGGCTCGCAGCCGATCGCCCCGCTCCTGGGCCGCATCAACGCGATCAAGAAGGCGAAGGAAATCCCCGCCTCGATCGCCGCGCTGCATCAGGTCGGCATCCCGGTGCTGTTCAACTTCGGCGCCGACATCGACCTGCAGGACCTGGAACGCCATATCGGCTACTTCAGCCAGGGCGGCCTGGGCCTGCCCGATCCGGCCTACTACACCCGCAGCGATGCCGACACGCGCCAGCTGCTGGGCCACTACAACAACTACGTGCAGAAGATCCTGACCCTGACCGGCACGCCCAAGGAAAAGCTGGCGGCCGAAGCGCAGTTGGTCATCGATCTGGAAACCCGCATCGCCCGCGCCTCCAAGCCGCTGCCGGACCTGCGCGATCCGCGCGCCAACTACGCGCCGGTGCAGGTCGCCACGCTGGCCAAGACCTACAAGGGCCTGCAGCTGGGCGACTTCCTCAAGGCCCAGGGCGTCAGCGACGACAGCGTCTCGCTGGCCAATCCGCAATTGTTCGCCGAACTCGACAAACTGATCGGCACGCTCAAGCCCGACCAGTGGAAGGTATATCTGCGCTGGCGCATCGGCGATTCGATGGCGCCGTACCTGGCCAAGCCGTTCCGCGACGCCGAGTTCGATTTCCGCGGCAAGGTCCTGCGCGGCCAGCGCGAGCAGCCCGCGCGCCAGCAGGCGGTGCTCGACGCGATCACCCTCGCCGCCGGCCCGATGGTCGGCCACGAGTACGCCGCGCGCTACCTGCCCGCCGCCACCGATGCGCGCGCCGAGCAGATCGCCGGCCAAGTGCGCGAAGCGCTCGGCAAGGCCATCGACGCCGACACCCGTTTCAGCGACAGCGCCAAGGCCGAAGCGCACGCCAAGCTGGGCAAGCTCAAGATCGAAGTCGGCACTCCCAAGCGCGATCTGGACTACAGCGTGCAGCCGATGGGCCGCGGCAGCTTCGGCAGCAACATGCTGATCGCTTCCACCTGGCGCCATCGCGAGGAAATGAAGCGCATCGGCCGCGGCAACGCCGACCGCCGCTGGGACGTGCTGCCGCAGGAGCCGTCGCTGGCCTACGACATCGCCCAGAACCGCCTGATCGTGACCGCGGCGATGCTGCAGGCGCCGGTGCTGGACCTGAGCAAGCCCGAGGCCGCGCAGTACGGCGCCTACGGCTCGCTGGTCGGCGCCGAACTCACGCACGGCTTCGACAGCCGCGGCCGCTACGTCAACGCCAAGCAGGAAGTGCGCGACTGGTGGACTCCGGCCGAAGTCTCGGCCTGGGACGCACTGGGCAGCCGCGTCGCCGCGCAGTACAGCGCCGAGTCGTATCCGGGCCTGAGCGCGACCAAGGTCAACGGCAATCAGGTGCGCGAAGTCGCCATCGCCGATCAGGCCGGCGTCGAGCTGTCCTGGGCCGCCTACCGCGCCGCTCAGCCGGCGGCGAGCAAGGACGCCAATCAGGCCTTCTTCAAGGGCTGGGCCGGCCTGTGGGCGCAGCAGCTGAGCCCGGAAATCGCGGCGCAGCGCTCGGCCTCGGGCATCCACGCGCCGGGCGTGTGGCGCACCAACCTGCCGCTGTCGAATCTGTCCGCCTTCGGCGAGACCTTCGGCTGCAAGGCCGGCACGGCGATGACCCGCAAGGCCGATCAGCAGATCAAGGTCTTCCCCTGA
- a CDS encoding low temperature requirement protein A — protein MTPPLSTLLRIREGHAKVGYAELFFDLVFVFAVTQLSHTLLEHLTPTGALRTGLLFLAVWWLWICTSWVTNWLDPEKIPVRLTIFGLMLGGLMMSSALPDAFAERGLAFAVVFAAMQVGRSAFMLWALRGGRGPGNFLNFIRITLWFAMSAVLWIAGGLAEPESRAWWWLGAVAIEYLGPIAFFRVPGLGRSSLSDWDVEGGHLSERCGLFIIIALGESVLITGATFAKLEWNPTTIAAFCMAFLGSVAMWWIYFDSGAARGEHRITHGQDSASQARLAYTYLHLLIVGGIIVCAVADELVLVHPDHAETAGVVAIIGGPALYLLGCALFKWVTNTRRFPPASHLGGLSLLAALALAAAPMHLSPLVLGAVTTVVLMIVAGWETASMRYSEAERKH, from the coding sequence ATGACTCCACCCCTGTCCACCCTGCTGCGCATCCGCGAAGGCCACGCCAAGGTCGGCTACGCCGAACTGTTCTTCGATCTGGTGTTCGTGTTCGCGGTCACCCAGCTCTCGCACACCCTGCTCGAACACCTCACCCCCACCGGCGCATTGCGCACCGGGCTGTTGTTCCTCGCGGTGTGGTGGCTGTGGATCTGCACCTCGTGGGTGACCAACTGGCTGGACCCGGAAAAAATCCCGGTGCGGCTGACCATCTTCGGCCTGATGCTGGGCGGCCTGATGATGTCGTCGGCGCTGCCGGACGCGTTCGCCGAGCGCGGACTGGCCTTCGCCGTGGTGTTCGCGGCCATGCAGGTCGGCCGCAGCGCGTTCATGCTGTGGGCGCTGCGCGGCGGCCGCGGCCCGGGCAATTTCCTTAATTTCATCCGCATCACCCTGTGGTTCGCGATGTCGGCGGTGCTGTGGATCGCCGGCGGACTGGCCGAACCCGAGTCGCGGGCGTGGTGGTGGCTGGGCGCGGTGGCGATCGAATACCTGGGTCCGATCGCGTTCTTCCGCGTGCCCGGCCTGGGCCGCTCGTCGCTGTCGGACTGGGACGTGGAAGGCGGCCATCTGTCCGAACGCTGCGGCTTGTTCATCATCATCGCGCTGGGCGAGTCGGTGCTGATCACCGGCGCGACCTTCGCCAAGCTGGAGTGGAATCCCACCACCATCGCCGCGTTCTGCATGGCCTTCCTCGGCAGCGTGGCGATGTGGTGGATCTATTTCGACAGCGGCGCGGCGCGCGGCGAACACCGCATCACCCACGGCCAGGACAGCGCCAGCCAGGCGCGCCTGGCCTATACCTATCTGCACCTGCTGATCGTCGGCGGCATCATCGTGTGCGCGGTCGCCGACGAACTGGTGCTGGTGCATCCCGATCACGCCGAAACCGCCGGCGTGGTCGCGATCATCGGCGGCCCCGCGCTGTACCTGCTGGGCTGCGCGCTGTTCAAGTGGGTGACCAACACCCGCCGCTTCCCGCCGGCCTCGCATCTGGGCGGGCTGTCGCTGCTCGCCGCGCTGGCGCTGGCCGCCGCGCCGATGCATCTGTCGCCGCTGGTGCTGGGCGCGGTCACGACCGTGGTGCTGATGATCGTCGCCGGCTGGGAAACCGCGTCGATGCGGTATTCCGAAGCCGAACGGAAGCATTGA
- a CDS encoding MBL fold metallo-hydrolase: MRVHFHGAAGEVTGSLHEVEAAGHRVLLDCGMIQGSPEAERRNLDPFAFDAAALDALVISHAHIDHIGRVPLLLKRGFRGAIHAQEATADLMRIMLLDSASIAESEAERGNRKRQRGEPELIPLYTREDVEATMQRVQPLAYDTRREILPGVEVAFREAGHILGSSVVEVYAEDRKLVFSGDLGPKGTPILRDPAPIDRADLVLMESTYGDRLHKDRAETILELGRILESAWSDGGNVLIPAFAVGRSQELLYWFAKYWDEWNVGRWKIFLDSPMAAKVVDVYDRHTDLFDEDAVRVWKQKPNPFHLPNLQLTESAQDSMAINELERGAIVIAGSGMANAGRILHHFKHNLSKPQTHVVFVGYQAEGTIGRRLVEGAKWVRIHGRDVRALAQRHTIGGLSAHTDQHGLIEWYGQIAGHPPLALVHGEDKAREALAGEIGERFGVKVELARPGMTLQV, translated from the coding sequence ATGCGCGTTCATTTCCACGGCGCCGCCGGCGAGGTCACCGGTTCCCTGCACGAAGTCGAGGCCGCCGGCCATCGCGTGCTGCTCGATTGCGGCATGATCCAGGGCAGTCCCGAGGCGGAACGGCGCAATCTCGATCCGTTCGCCTTCGACGCCGCCGCGCTCGACGCGCTGGTGATCAGCCACGCCCATATCGATCACATCGGCCGCGTGCCGCTGCTGCTCAAGCGCGGTTTCCGCGGCGCCATCCACGCCCAGGAAGCCACCGCCGACCTGATGCGGATCATGCTGCTGGATTCGGCCTCCATCGCCGAAAGCGAAGCCGAACGCGGCAACCGCAAACGCCAGCGCGGCGAGCCCGAACTGATTCCGCTGTACACCCGCGAAGATGTCGAAGCGACCATGCAGCGCGTGCAGCCGCTGGCCTACGACACGCGCCGCGAAATCCTGCCCGGCGTGGAGGTCGCGTTCCGCGAGGCCGGGCATATCCTGGGTTCGTCGGTGGTCGAGGTGTACGCCGAAGACCGCAAGCTGGTGTTCTCCGGCGACCTGGGGCCCAAGGGCACGCCGATCCTGCGCGATCCGGCGCCGATCGATCGCGCCGACCTGGTGCTGATGGAGTCCACCTACGGCGACCGCCTGCACAAGGATCGCGCCGAGACCATCCTCGAACTCGGGCGCATTCTCGAAAGCGCCTGGAGCGACGGCGGCAACGTGCTGATCCCGGCGTTCGCGGTCGGCCGCAGCCAGGAGCTGCTGTACTGGTTCGCCAAGTATTGGGACGAATGGAATGTCGGGCGCTGGAAGATTTTTCTCGACAGCCCGATGGCGGCCAAGGTGGTCGATGTCTACGACCGCCATACCGATCTGTTCGACGAAGACGCGGTGCGGGTGTGGAAACAGAAACCCAATCCCTTCCATCTGCCGAATCTGCAACTGACCGAATCGGCGCAGGATTCGATGGCGATCAACGAGCTCGAACGCGGCGCGATCGTGATCGCCGGGTCCGGCATGGCCAACGCCGGACGCATCCTGCATCACTTCAAGCACAACCTGAGCAAGCCGCAGACGCATGTGGTGTTCGTCGGTTATCAGGCCGAAGGCACGATCGGCCGGCGATTGGTGGAAGGCGCGAAGTGGGTGCGCATCCACGGACGCGACGTGCGCGCGCTGGCGCAGCGCCACACCATCGGCGGATTGTCGGCGCATACCGATCAACACGGATTGATCGAGTGGTACGGCCAGATCGCCGGCCATCCGCCGCTGGCGCTGGTGCACGGCGAAGACAAGGCGCGCGAAGCGCTGGCCGGCGAGATCGGCGAACGCTTCGGCGTGAAGGTGGAGCTGGCGCGGCCGGGGATGACTCTGCAGGTCTAG
- a CDS encoding M13 family metallopeptidase, protein MLLSLAIAAALSACAKPETPAPAASAQTAAPPAAAPTLKIDESKLLQPVRFAVGDLDASKNACDDLGQYVNDKWFAANAIPGDRSSWGVSDVLAERSLAVQHQLAEQAAQDANASGIEKIVGDLWATGMDEARINAQGIEPLKNDLSAIAALDTPEKIAAYLRTSAAEGRGVIFDFGAEADFKNSSMNMAFATQSGLGLPDKGYYFDQDKRDKLAAYQQHIAKVLELSGTAAADAATQAKAVIAFETRLAKASLSREQLQRDVALYYQPISPAKANELTPNFSWTEFFKSQGVEVPAQFSLAMPDFHKEVSKMLADTPAADWQAYLRYHTVDGASPYLSDPFVAEHFEFHSKAMVGQKEQKARWKRVLNAINGSAGEAMGQLYVKVAFPQQSKAQMDALVQGLRTALKGRIENLSWMSADTKKKALEKWASFTPKIGYPDKWRDWSGLKTGRDSYYANALAAEQFNYKWNLGKIGKPVDKTEWGMSPQTVNAYYNPLQNEVVFPAAILQPPFFDPNADEAMNYGGIGAVIGHEMIHGYDDQGSRFDPSGNMVNWWTPEDAKGFAARSTKLIEQFNGYQAAPGLHVNGKLTLGENIADLGGLATAYDAMRLAVGDKPDPKTDGLTRDQRFFYGFATSWRDRYTPDLLKVIVNSNEHAPANFRAIGAPSNLPAFAAAFSCKAGQPMVRAADKQVVIW, encoded by the coding sequence TTGCTGCTGTCGCTCGCCATCGCCGCGGCCTTGAGCGCCTGCGCCAAGCCCGAAACGCCGGCGCCGGCGGCGAGCGCGCAAACCGCCGCGCCGCCCGCGGCCGCGCCCACGCTGAAGATCGACGAAAGCAAACTGCTGCAGCCGGTGCGCTTCGCCGTCGGCGATCTGGACGCGTCCAAGAACGCCTGCGACGACCTTGGCCAGTACGTCAACGACAAGTGGTTCGCCGCCAACGCGATTCCGGGCGATCGTTCGTCCTGGGGTGTGTCGGACGTGTTGGCCGAACGCTCGCTGGCGGTGCAGCACCAGTTGGCCGAACAGGCCGCCCAGGACGCGAACGCCAGCGGCATCGAGAAGATCGTCGGCGACCTGTGGGCCACCGGCATGGACGAGGCCAGGATCAACGCCCAGGGCATCGAGCCGCTGAAGAACGATCTGAGCGCGATCGCCGCGCTCGACACGCCGGAGAAGATCGCCGCCTATCTGCGCACGTCCGCCGCCGAGGGCCGCGGGGTGATCTTCGATTTCGGCGCCGAGGCCGACTTCAAGAATTCCTCGATGAACATGGCCTTCGCCACGCAAAGCGGCCTGGGCCTGCCGGACAAGGGCTATTACTTCGATCAGGACAAGCGCGACAAGCTGGCCGCGTATCAGCAACACATCGCCAAGGTGCTGGAGTTGTCGGGCACGGCCGCGGCCGATGCGGCGACGCAGGCCAAGGCGGTGATCGCGTTCGAAACCCGTCTGGCCAAGGCCTCGCTGTCGCGCGAGCAGTTGCAGCGCGATGTCGCCTTGTACTACCAGCCCATCAGCCCGGCTAAGGCCAACGAGCTGACGCCCAACTTCTCCTGGACCGAGTTTTTCAAATCGCAGGGCGTGGAAGTGCCGGCGCAGTTCTCGCTGGCGATGCCGGACTTCCACAAGGAAGTCAGCAAGATGCTCGCCGATACGCCGGCCGCGGATTGGCAGGCGTATCTGCGCTATCACACTGTCGATGGCGCATCGCCGTACCTGAGCGATCCCTTCGTCGCGGAGCACTTCGAATTCCACAGCAAGGCCATGGTCGGGCAGAAAGAACAAAAAGCCCGGTGGAAACGCGTGTTGAACGCCATCAACGGCTCGGCCGGCGAGGCCATGGGCCAGTTGTACGTGAAGGTCGCCTTCCCGCAGCAGTCCAAGGCGCAGATGGACGCGCTGGTGCAGGGCCTGCGCACCGCGCTGAAGGGGCGCATCGAAAACCTGAGCTGGATGAGCGCCGACACCAAGAAAAAAGCGCTGGAGAAGTGGGCCAGCTTCACGCCCAAGATCGGTTATCCGGACAAGTGGCGCGACTGGAGCGGCCTGAAGACCGGCCGCGACAGTTACTACGCCAACGCCCTGGCCGCAGAGCAGTTCAACTACAAGTGGAACCTGGGCAAGATCGGCAAGCCGGTGGACAAGACCGAATGGGGCATGTCGCCGCAGACGGTCAACGCCTACTACAACCCGCTGCAGAACGAAGTGGTGTTCCCGGCCGCGATCCTGCAGCCGCCGTTCTTCGATCCCAACGCCGACGAGGCGATGAACTACGGCGGCATCGGCGCGGTGATCGGCCACGAGATGATCCACGGCTACGACGATCAGGGCAGCCGCTTCGATCCGTCCGGCAACATGGTCAACTGGTGGACGCCGGAGGACGCGAAAGGCTTTGCTGCGCGCAGCACGAAGTTGATCGAGCAGTTCAACGGCTACCAGGCCGCGCCCGGCCTGCACGTCAACGGCAAGCTGACCCTGGGCGAGAACATCGCTGACCTGGGCGGCCTGGCCACCGCCTATGACGCCATGCGCCTGGCGGTCGGCGACAAGCCCGATCCCAAGACCGACGGCCTGACCCGCGATCAACGGTTCTTCTACGGCTTCGCCACCAGTTGGCGCGATCGCTACACCCCGGATCTGCTCAAGGTGATCGTCAATTCCAACGAACACGCGCCGGCCAATTTCCGCGCGATCGGCGCGCCGTCGAATCTGCCCGCGTTCGCGGCGGCGTTCTCGTGCAAGGCGGGGCAGCCGATGGTGCGTGCTGCCGATAAGCAGGTGGTTATCTGGTGA